A window from Salvia miltiorrhiza cultivar Shanhuang (shh) chromosome 2, IMPLAD_Smil_shh, whole genome shotgun sequence encodes these proteins:
- the LOC131012279 gene encoding ATP-dependent zinc metalloprotease FTSH 2, chloroplastic, with protein MATLSACIVGNGLYGGNIRKGFSKEIYGKQFIQWSCIPLSSSTSRIVNVRASLSQKSSEGRRGFLKLLLGNAGLAVPALLGNGKAIADDQDASNSRMSYSRFLEYLDKDRVNKVDLFENGTIAIVEAVSPELGNRVQRVRVQLPGLSQELLQKFREKNIDFAAHNAQEDSGSLLANLIGNLAFPLLLIGGLFFLSRRSPGGMGGPGGPGFPLQFGQSKAKFQMEPNTGVTFDDVAGVDEAKQDFMEVVEFLKKPERFTAVGARIPKGVLLVGPPGTGKTLLAKAIAGEAGVPFFSISGSEFVEMFVGVGASRVRDLFKKAKENAPCIVFVDEIDAVGRQRGTGIGGGNDEREQTLNQLLTEMDGFEGNTGIIVVAATNRADILDSALLRPGRFDRQVSVDVPDIRGRTDILKVHAGNKKFDTDVSLEVIAMRTPGFSGADLANLLNEAAILAGRRGRTSISSKEIDDSIDRIVAGMEGTVMTDGKSKSLVAYHEVGHAICGTLTPGHDAVQKVTLVPRGQARGLTWFIPADDPTLISKQQLFARIVGGLGGRAAEEVIFGEPEVTTGAAGDLQQITGLAKQMVVTFGMSDIGPWSLMDSSAQSDVIMRMMARNSMSEKLAEDIDAAVKRLSDEAYQIALSQIRNNREAIDKIVEVLIEKETITGDEFRALLSEFVEIPVENRVAPIPAPVTV; from the exons ATGGCTACCCTATCAGCATGTATAGTGGGGAACGGATTATATGGTGGTAATATCAGAAAAGGTTTTAGCAAAGAAATTTATGGCAAGCAGTTTATCCAGTGGTCATGCATTCCACTATCGAGTAGTACATCTAGAATAGTTAATGTTAGAGCATCATTGAGTCAAAAGAGCAGTGAAGGAAGACGAGGCTTTCTAAAATTGTTGCTCGGTAATGCTGGCCTAGCCGTACCTGCATTACTCGGCAATGGAAAAGCTATTGCTGATGATCAAGATGCATCAAATTCAAGGATGTCTTACTCTAGATTTTTGGAGTATTTAGACAAGGATAGAGTAAATAAGGTTGATTTGTTCGAAAATGGAACTATTGCCATTGTTGAGGCTGTATCTCCAGAGTTGGGTAACCGAGTCCAAAGAGTGCGTGTGCAGCTCCCAGGCCTCAGCCAGGAGCTCCTTCAAAAGTTTAGGGAGAAGAACATCGACTTTGCTGCCCACAATGCACAAGAGGATTCTGGTTCTCTGTTGGCTAACTTGATCGGAAACTTGGCCTTCCCGTTACTTTTGATTGGGGGTCTTTTCTTTTTGTCGAGACGGTCCCCAGGAGGAATGGGTGGACCAGGTGGGCCCGGGTTCCCTCTACAATTTGGTCAGTCAAAGGCTAAGTTCCAAATGGAACCCAACACCGGTGTCACTTTTGATGATGTTGCTGGGGTTGACGAAGCGAAGCAAGATTTTATGGAGGTGGTGGAGTTCCTGAAAAAGCCCGAGAGGTTCACAGCTGTGGGTGCTCGTATTCCGAAGGGGGTTCTTCTTGTGGGTCCTCCTGGTACTGGGAAGACCTTGCTAGCCAAAGCAATTGCTGGTGAAGCCGGTGTTCCGTTTTTCTCTATTTCAGGTTCTGAGTTTGTTGAGATGTTTGTTGGAGTTGGTGCGTCACGAGTCCGTGACCTTTTCAAGAAGGCCAAGGAGAACGCTCCATGTATCGTGTTTGTTGATGAAATTGATGCAGTAGGGCGTCAAAGAGGAACTGGAATCGGAGGAGGAAATGATGAAAGGGAGCAGACCCTAAACCAGCTGTTGACAGAAATGGATGGTTTTGAAGGAAATACGGGCATTATTGTGGTTGCAGCGACTAACCGTGCAGATATTCTTGACTCTGCCTTGTTGAGGCCAGGAAGGTTCGATAGACAGGTGAGTGTTGATGTCCCAGATATTCGTGGACGAACAGACATCTTAAAGGTTCACGCGGGCAATAAAAAGTTCGACACTGATGTATCACTTGAAGTGATAGCCATGAGGACACCTGGTTTCAGTGGAGCGGATCTCGCTAATCTCTTGAACGAGGCGGCTATTCTGGCTGGCCGCCGTGGCAGGACTTCCATCTCATCTAAAGAAATTGACGATTCAATTGATAGGATAGTCGCTGGAATGGAGGGAACGGTCATGACAGACGGCAAGAGTAAAAGTCTCGTGGCCTACCACGAAGTAGGCCATGCCATCTGTGG AACTCTGACCCCGGGGCATGATGCCGTTCAAAAAGTCACCTTGGTTCCACGCGGTCAGGCACGTGGTTTGACATGGTTCATCCCTGCAGATGATCCAACCTTGATATCGAAACAGCAACTCTTTGCCAGAATTGTGGGTGGGCTCGGTGGTCGAGCTGCTGAGGAAGTTATATTCGGCGAGCCTGAGGTCACTACTGGTGCAGCTGGTGATCTGCAGCAGATCACTGGTTTGGCCAAGCAG ATGGTTGTGACTTTTGGCATGTCTGATATCGGTCCGTGGTCGCTCATGGACTCTTCAGCTCAAAGCGACGTGATAATGAGAATGATGGCAAGGAATTCGATGTCGGAAAAGCTGGCGGAAGACATTGATGCAGCAGTGAAGAGACTCTCAGATGAGGCGTATCAGATTGCATTAAGTCAGATCAGAAACAACCGCGAAGCCATAGACAAGATCGTCGAAGTTCTTATTGAGAAGGAGACGATAACCGGAGATGAGTTCAGGGCTCTCCTCTCAGAGTTTGTCGAAATTCCAGTCGAAAACAGAGTTGCTCCAATCCCAGCTCCTGTAACTGTATAA
- the LOC131012277 gene encoding probable alpha,alpha-trehalose-phosphate synthase [UDP-forming] 7, producing the protein MMSRSYTNLLDLASGNFPTVGRERDRKRLPRVMTVPGNILELDDEQASSVTSENPSSLLGDRIIIVANLLPLKAKRRPDNKGWTFSWNEDSLLLRVRDGFPEDMEVLYVGSLPVDVDPIEQDDVANYLLEKFKCVPAFLPPSLLEKYYHGFCKKHLWPLFHYMLPFSSDHGIRFDRSMWEAYVSANKLFSQKVIEIINPEDDFVWIHDYHLMVLPTFLRRRFVRLRMGFFLHSPFPSSELYRSLPVREEILKALLNSDLIGFHTFDYARHFLSCCSRMLGLEYQSKRGYIGLDYYGRTVGIKIMPVGIHMGHIESVLRQADKELQVEELKQQFAGKTVLLGIDDMDIFKGINLKLLAMEHMLKQHPNWQGRAVLVQIANPARGRGINLDEINHEIEESCQRINKELGRPGYKPVVFIHRSLSISERMAYYSIAECVVVTAVRDGMNLTPYEYIVCREGVSGAEPGSDLSGPKKSMLVVSEFIGCSPSLSGAIRVNPWNVESTAEAMCEAISLAEREKELRHEKHYRYVSSHDVAFWARSFLQDMERTCVDHFRKRCWGIGLGFGFRVVALDPNFRKLSMDEITAAYCRAKSRAILLDYDGTLMPQNSIIKTPSAQVLSLLNTLSGDAKNLVFMVSGRGRDSLSKWFLPCKKLGLAAEHGYFLRWPRVEEWETYGQGSEFGWMHIAEPVMNSYTEATDGSGIERKESALVWHYHDADPVFGFSQAKEMLDHLESVLANEPVAVKSGQFIVEVKPQGVSKGRVAEKILSSMADKRKQADFVLCIGDDRSDEDMFEIIGTAVSGRILSYNTEIFACTVGQKPSKAKYYLDDSSEVVTMLESLADATDSPASSDNEPDSPPRRIGRVTSFV; encoded by the exons ATGATGTCAAGATCTTATACCAACCTTTTGGATTTAGCATCTGGAAATTTCCCAACAGTGGGTAGGGAGAGGGACCGGAAGCGCCTCCCGAGGGTTATGACCGTTCCGGGGAATATTCTTGAGCTAGATGATGAACAGGCTAGCAGTGTTACATCGGAAAACCCATCTTCACTTCTTGGTGATAGGATCATCATTGTTGCAAATCTTCTGCCTCTGAAAGCAAAACGAAGGCCTGACAATAAGGGCTGGACTTTTAGCTGGAACGAGGATTCCTTGCTGTTACGGGTTAGGGATGGCTTTCCTGAGGACATGGAGGTGCTATATGTTGGATCATTGCCTGTTGATGTCGATCCAATTGAACAGGATGATGTAGCCAACTACCTTTTGGAGAAATTCAAATGTGTCCCTGCATTTCTTCCGCCCAGTCTTCTGGAAAAATATTATCATGGCTTCTGCAAGAAGCACTTATGGCCACTCTTTCACTATATGCTTCCATTTTCATCAGATCATGGAATTCGGTTTGATAGGTCCATGTGGGAAGCATATGTATCGGCCAATAAGTTGTTCTCACAAAAAGttattgaaataattaatccTGAGGATGATTTTGTCTGGATTCATGATTATCATTTGATGGTTTTACCCACATTTTTGAGAAGGCGCTTCGTCCGGTTGAGAATGGGTTTTTTCCTTCACAGTCCATTTCCTTCATCTGAGCTGTATAGGTCACTTCCTGTTAGAGAAGAAATCCTAAAAGCCCTACTCAACTCTGACCTAATTGGTTTTCACACCTTTGACTATGCACGGCATTTCCTCTCCTGTTGTAGTCGGATGTTGGGCTTGGAATATCAATCAAAAAGGGGCTACATAGGATTGGATTATTATGGAAGGACGGTGGGCATAAAGATTATGCCAGTTGGGATTCATATGGGTCATATTGAATCAGTTCTGAGACAGGCGGATAAGGAGCTACAGGTTGAGGAGCTAAAGCAACAGTTTGCAGGCAAAACTGTGTTGCTCGGAATTGATGATATGGACATATTTAAAGGTATAAATCTGAAACTTTTAGCTATGGAGCACATGCTCAAGCAGCATCCGAATTGGCAAGGAAGAGCTGTGCTGGTCCAGATTGCCAATCCTGCCCGAGGAAGAGGGATAAATCTGGATGAAATAAATCATGAAATAGAGGAGAGCTGCCAGAGAATTAACAAGGAACTTGGAAGGCCTGGATACAAACCTGTAGTTTTTATCCATCGGTCTCTATCAATCAGTGAAAGGATGGCTTACTACAGTATTGCTGAATGTGTTGTGGTGACAGCAGTGCGGGATGGGATGAATCTGACTCCTTATGAATACATAGTCTGCAGAGAAGGAGTATCAGGTGCAGAACCAGGTTCAGACTTGAGTGGACCTAAGAAGAGCATGCTGGTGGTCTCTGAATTCATCGGTTGTTCTCCTTCCCTAAGTGGTGCTATTCGTGTAAATCCTTGGAATGTTGAATCAACAGCTGAGGCAATGTGCGAAGCTATATCATTggccgagagagagaaggagtTACGACATGAGAAGCATTACCGATATGTGAGCTCTCATGATGTAGCGTTCTGGGCTAGAAGCTTCTTACAAGATATGGAGAGAACTTGTGTTGACCATTTCAGGAAAAGGTGCTGGGGTATTGGTCTTGGCTTTGGGTTCAGAGTGGTGGCACTAGATCCAAATTTTAGAAAGCTTTCCATGGATGAGATTACAGCAGCTTACTGCAGGGCTAAAAGCAGGGCTATATTGTTGGACTATGATGGCACACTTATGCCtcaaaattcaattattaagACTCCAAGTGCCCAAGTTCTGTCTCTCTTAAACACACTGTCTGGTGATGCCAAAAATCTAGTTTTTATGGTCAGTGGAAGAGGCAGAGATAGCTTAAGCAAGTGGTTTCTTCCTTGCAAGAAACTGGGACTTGCTGCAGAGCATGGCTACTTTTTAAG GTGGCCGCGAGTTGAAGAATGGGAAACATATGGCCAGGGTTCGGAATTTGGCTGGATGCATATTGCAGAACCTGTTATGAACTCGTATACCGAGGCTACAGATGGTTCTGGaatagagagaaaggaaagtgCTTTAGTCTGGCATTATCACGATGCCGACCCAGTCTTTGGGTTTTCCCAGGCGAAGGAAATGCTTGATCATCTAGAGAGTGTTTTAGCAAATGAACCTGTAGCTGTGAAGAGCGGACAATTTATCGTGGAAGTGAAGCCTCAG GGTGTTAGCAAAGGCAGAGTTGCAGAAAAGATTTTGTCGTCCATGGCAGATAAGAGAAAACAAGCTGATTTTGTGCTTTGCATTGGTGACGATAGATCTGATGAGGACATGTTTGAAATAATTGGTACTGCAGTGTCCGGTCGTATTCTGTCTTACAACACTGAAATATTTGCTTGCACAGTTGGGCAAAAACCAAGCAAAGCGAAGTATTATTTGGATGACTCATCCGAAGTGGTAACTATGCTTGAATCTCTTGCTGATGCTACTGATTCTCCTGCTTCATCTGACAACGAACCAGATAGCCCGCCCAGAAGGATTGGTCGTGTTACTTCATTTGTTTAA